GCAGCGGGGCCACGCTTACCATAGGCATCAGTAGCGCATTCCAGCCGAAGTCACAGTTAAAGGTAGTCACCGGGTCTGCCCTGGTCTTAAACGCTGACATTACCTTAAGTGAGTTCTTTCTCAATAACACCCTGCAAGCCATGGGCGAATACACCGCCGCCACGCACCCTACCCTCATTGCGGGCACCGGAAGGATCATTGTAGGCCGGCCCAGCACCTTCACGTTTGTAGGCGGCGCTAACGGCAACTGGGACAATCCCGCCCACTACAGCCCGCAGCTGTTGCCGCACGCCGGCGAGACGGTGCTAGTGAACAGAGAGATTGAAACTACCAGCCTGGTGTTCCCGGCTAAGCTGGTGATCCAGAGCGCCGGCAACATACGCATGCGCGGCAACCACTCCGCCACCGGCGAAATTGAAATGCTGACCGGTGCCCGCATTTCCTACGCCACCGGTGGGGCCAGTTTCTCTCTGAACGCCCCTTTGACCGTGACCGGTGACATTCTGGTACAGATCAGCAGTAACACTACCGCCGCGGGCGGACACCAGTTCCAGTACCTGGGCATGGCCAAAGGCGCCGGGAAAGTAACGGTGTACAATAACAGAGGCGCCCCGGCTACTACGGTTAATATGGTTTTGCAAGGAGACAACAGCGCGTTTACCGGCACCTGGGATCTTACCCGGGCGAACGGCGTGGCCGAGTCGGTTACCCGCCTGGAAGGAACCAGCGCCAATGCCTTCGGGAATGGCAAAATACTGGTGGGTGCCAACAACGTTCTTGTGTTCAACCATGAGAAAAGCGCGGGCAACAACCTGGACCTCACCGTTTCGGGCACCGGAAAAGTTACCCTGAAAACCAATGTACTGGTAAGAACCTTTACCCTCAACGGCACTGCCATGGCAGATGGCACTTATTCCGCTTCCACCCACCCAGACTTTATGGAAGGAACTGGTTCTATTGTGGTGTCTAACACGCTTACCGCCTCAAAAGAAGAGCTGCAGCAGAAACCGGTCAGGTTCTATGGGAACACCTTGTATGTTAACGGAAGCCGCTCCCTGGTCACCGTCTACACTATGACGGGCGCCGTGCTCATCAAGGAAAACAGAAATAACACCATCTCCTTCCAGGGCCAAAGACCCGGAATTTACGTGGCCCGCTACACCATTGACGGCAAACAAGGGGTATTGAAATTCTTTGTGCGGTAAGTCTCTGCGCCAGAGAAACAAAGGATTCACTTCAACAAAAAAGCCCGGTGTCCTCCGGGCTTTTTTGTTGAAGTGAATTTTCATGTTCTGTTTCTGATGTTCTCACAAAGTTGATAACAGGTAACAGTCTCTTGCTCCCTTCAGTCCGATCCCTTATATCAAAACCGTTTTGGGCCTGTTTTTGAGAAAACAGTTCTAAAACAGCTTACCCTTCGGCGGCGCCGCTTTCTGCGGTTTTGGAGCCTATCACAGGAATAGCCTCTGGGTTGAGGTTCCACTCATTGTTCAGGAGGGCGATGGCGTGGCTGGCAGTCATATCAAACTGGCAGGGCACCACAGACACGTAGTTATCGGCGAGGGCGGCCTCATCGGTGTCATCGCCTTTGTCAAAGTTCACAAAATTGCCCGTGAGCCAGAAATAGCTGCGGCCGCGGGGGTCCAGGCGTTCGTCAAATTTCTCTTCCCACTTGGCGCGGGCCTGGCGGCAGACCTTTACGCCGGCAATAGGTTCCGCAGATTTCTTGGGAAAGTTCACGTTCAGGGCCACGCCGTGCGGAATGCCAAACTCCAGGGCTTGGCGCACAATCAGTTCCACGTACTCCTCGGTGTGGGAGAAATCTATTTCATGGCCGTAGTCACAGAGCGAGAACCCAATGGCAGGCAACCCTTCAATGGCCGCCTCAATGGCCGCCGACATGGTGCCGGAATACAGCACACTGATGCTGGAGTTGGACCCGTGGTTAATGCCGCTCACCACTAAATCTGGGCGGCGGTCTTTGAGCACATGGTGCTTGGCCAGCTTTACGCAGTCGGCGGGGGTACCGGAGCACTCATAGGCCTCCACCTCGGTAAAGGCAAGGGATCTATCTAACCGAAGGGTATTGCCAATGGTGATGGCGTGTCCCATGCCAGATTGGGGCCCGTCGGGCGCCACTATTACCACCTCGCCTATTTTCCGCATTACCTTTACCAGCGTGTGAATGCCGGGGGCGGTGATACCATCGTCGTTTGAAATCAAAATAAGTGGCTTCTTCTTCATATTCTCTCAAAGTTTGCGACCAAATTACTTGGTATACGGGCTACCGCCAAATGCAAATACAGTAACTTCACGGGCAGGCTTGCGTTATGCCCCAAGATGCTGTACCTATGCTGTCTAAACTTCTTTGCACCATGAAGCACACCACCCTACTGCTGGGCGCCTTGCTGGCGCTGGCGGCCTGCAAACAAGAAACCACTTCTGAGAAAACCGATAAAGAGGCCCAACTGGAAGAAGCCGCCGGCAGTATTTCTGAGGATTCTGAACTAGACCCTACCCTGGCGGCAGACGCTTCAGATACTTCTGCACCCACTACTGCCAATGACGAGGCCATGTCTGAAGAGCCGCTTCCGGGGGCTACCTCCACGGCCTCTGCCGCGCCCAGTGCCGCCAACCCGCTCTTTAACCTAACCCTGCAGGCCGGCCAGGCCGGAGCCGTGAAAATAGGCATGACCATTGAGGAGCTTAAAAAGCAGTACGGGCAAAACAAGATCAGGGAAACGGAGCATTCCATAGAGGGCACCACCACCAAAGCCTATGAAATTCTGGGCGAACGCCGCCGGCCCGACCTGCTGGTGGAGCAGCAATGCAAAGGCAACGTCTGCACCGTCTTCCGGATCACGGTGCTGAACCCCTCCTTCCGGACCCAGGGCGGCATAGGCATAGGAAGCATGTTCAGAGACGTGAAAGAAAGCATTCCTATTTCCAGCGTAGGCGCCGGCGAAGGAAATTTTGTGGCTATCTCTGAAGGAGCCCGCATGAGTTTTGTGCTGGACATGCGCGGCATCCCGGCCCAGCGCTGGAACAAACTCAAGGTAAAAGACATCCCCAACACCACCATGGTCTCCGGCATCATGCTCTGGTAAGCCGGTTCAGGCTTTTTCTGTTTTAAAGGTGCTTTCCGGGAAACGGCCCTAAAGCACCCGTACGCTAAAATTTCAGATTATGACTTTCTTCCCTTCCCTGTACCGCTACCAAGACGAAGGCTTATTGATCATCCGGGTAGGTATTGGCATCATGTTCCTGTTGCACGGCTGGCCTAAAATGATGGGTGGCCCCGAGGTTTGGGCCAACGTGGGCAGCGCCGTGGAGACCGTAGGCATTACCGGCGGTTTTACGTTCTTCGGGTTTATGGCGGCGTTCGCCGAAACCGTGGGAGGCCTATTCATTGCCTTGGGCCTGTTCTTCCGGTTCTCCAACTTCCTGCTGTTTGCCACCATGGTAGTCGCTACGATGAAGCACGTGATGGCCAACGACGGCTTTAACGCGTATTCTCATGCCTTGGAAGCGGCTTATCTGTTCATAGGTCTCTTTTTTATTGGGCCAGGGCGCTATAGCCTGGATTACCTTTGGTTTGATAGAGCGCCAGTGGAGGAAGGGGATTGGGAGTAATAGGAAGGGAGGGTCGGTTGTTAGCCATAGCCTTTCGCCGTTGTTGGTGTTCCTAGGGGCCAACGACTGAGACTGCTGCTCCATCTGCCAATAAGCTTATACATTCTATTAACTTCCTGTCAAGCCTCAAGGCGGGAGTCGCGGCCTGCCCGCGTCTGTCACTTTTCTCCTTGATGAGAAAAGTAACCAAAAGAATCAAGAACCCCCGAACTCGCTGCCGCTCGGACAGGCGGGGCTCCAGAAAGGTACCACCTGGCAAAGGCTATCCGTTCCATAGGGAGCTTACGCCTTTGCCAATTGGATAGCCGCTGCCTGCCCCTGCCCATGCTTCGGGCTACGCGGTGGCGGCCCTCCGCCAGGTACGGGGCAGGATATGGGTTGCTGCTGGTCCGTTGCAATGCCTTCCTTCGCTTGGCGGGCGGAGGGAAAGAGTGCCTGTTTCTTGCTAGACTGCGCTGGCGCCGAAGACCTCGTAGCGCGCGCAGCTCCTGCGAGCGTCTGGGGCAGTGGCTTCTCCAAGTGTGCCCTCCCGTGTAAACACCCCTTCACCCCTCAAGGGGAGAGTCTGTGTTTAGTAAGCGATGCTGGAGTTATTAAGCCCTAATTGCGTTTTGAGGCTGTTTTTCGCAAATCTTGTTTAAAACACGCATCTCCACGTATTCCCCGTTTCCAGTCTTTACTTCGAGCGCCTCGCTTGTGGCCCTGCAACAGCTTTACTAAGAACAGAAGTCAAGTAGGCCGCAAGGGCAGTGCGAGGGCGGAAGGCGGGGCCCCGCGGCCGTGAGCGCTCGGAGGGATACCATGAAACATTACAGCATAAGGACTCAGGCCAAAGCAGACAATCCTAGGCTTAACCAAATTCTTCCTCCAATAACCAACAAGGCCCAAGGAAATATCCTCCACAATAGCAAAAGCAAAAACTTTCAAATAAACCTCAAAACCGCTAACATTACCGTTTCAACAAAACTTCACCCATGCTGCTTTCCCTGCTCCTTACCCTCAATACTTTTTTCACCGCGGCCCCAACACCCGACTGGAAAACGCCTTATGAAAAAAGCAATCGCACCAAGACCGCTACCTATCAGGAATGCATAGACTATTATCAGCGGCTGGACCAGGCGTACCCAGAAATTAAGATGACGGAGATGGGCATGACCGATGTGGGCAAACCGCTGCACACGGTGATCATCTCCACGGATGAGGATTTTGACCCGGCTTCCATCCACCGGAAAGGCAAGACGGTCTTGCTGGTACAGAACGGCATTCACCCGGGAGAGCCCGAGGGGATTGACGCCACCATGATGCTGGCCCGCGACCTCATGCAGCAGAAAAAGCTGAAGAGCCAGCTAGACAACGTGGTGCTGGTGATCATTCCTATTTACAACGTGGGTGGCGCCCTGAACCGTAACAGCCATACGCGCACCAACCAGAACGGGCCTGAGAGCTACGGCTTTAGAGGCAACGCCCGCAACCTGGACCTGAACCGCGATTTCATCAAAGAAGACTCAAAGAACGCCCGCACCTTCGCCACTATTTTCCGGACCTGGGACCCCGAGATCTTCGTGGACAACCACACCAGCAACGGTGCTGATTACCAGTACACCATGACGCTCATCCCCACGCAGCACAACAAGCTGGGCGGGGCGTTGGGTACCCTATTAAAGCAGCAGATGGTGCCCGCGCTTTACAAAGGCATGGAGAAACGCAAGTGGCCACTGGTGCCCTACGTGAACTCCCGCGGCGAATCGCCGGAGACGGGTATTTTTGGTTTTATGGAGTCGCCGCGGTATGCCACCGGCTACACGGCTCTTTTCCAAACCCTGGGCTTCGTGCCCGAGACGCACATGCTTAAATCTTTTGACAAGCGCGTGGCCTCTACCTATGACCTCATGCTGGAGTTCCTAGACTATGCTGCCAAACACGGCAAAGAGGTGCAGGCCGCCCGCCAGAAAGACCGCGCCGCCCTGCAGACACAGCAGCAATTTGTCCTGAACTGGGCCCCGGACACTACGCAGGTGGAGACCATCCAATTCAAAGGCTATGAAGCCAAATACAAGCCCAGCGAGGTAAGCGGACTGGAGCGGCTGTACTATGACCGCAAGGCCCCGTTCACGCGCCCAGTGAAGTTCTTTGACACCTACCGCCCTACCGTGACGGTTACGAAACCAGTCGCCTATATCATCCCCCAGGCCTGGGCCGAGGTGATTGAGCGACTGAAGCAGAATCAGGTAGAATTGAAACGCCTGAGCAAAGACACCGTGCTTACCCCCGAGGTCTATTACATCTCTGACTACAAAACCGGTCCCCGCCCCTATGAGGGCCACTATCTCCACACCGAGGTGCAGGTGCAGAAATCGCAGCAACCCATCCAGTACTTCAAAGGCGACTACGTGGCGTACCTGAACCAGGTAAGCAACCGGTTTCTGGTGGAGACCCTGGAACCGCAGGGCCCAGACTCCTACTTCGCCTGGAACTTCTTTGACTCGGTGCTGGGGCAGAAAGAACATTTCTCGGCGTATGTGTTTGAAGACCTGGCTGCCCAATACCTCCAGAAAGACCCCAAACTGAAGGCCGCCCTGGAAGCAGCCAAAGCTAAAGACGCCAACCTGGCCAAAAGCGCCCGCGAGCAACTCAACTTCATTTACCGCAACACGCCTCACTTTGAGAACACATTCATGCGCTACCCCGTCACCCGGTGGTTGGGTGGGGCGCTGCCGGTTCAGTAAGCACGCGTTTTAGGCTTGTTTTTCAGAAAACAAGCCTAAAACGGAAATCATCAGAAAGGCCTCTTCTATCCTAGGGAGAGGCTTTTCTACTTTTATTCAAAAAATAAATTTCTCAACGATTGACTTTAATTACGAAACTTTCGTAATATTATGAAAACATCGTAGACATCCACACATGGAAAAGCTAACCCAACAGGAGGAAGAGGCCATGCAGGTGATCTGGGAGGCCGGCGGCGGCTTTATCAAAGATTTCCTGCAGATGCTGCCTGAGCCCAAACCGCCTTATACCACGCTGGCCTCCACGGTCAAGAACCTGGAGAAGAAAGGTTTTCTGGCTTCTGAGAAACTGGGCAACACGTTTCGCTACACCCCGCTCATCAAGGCGCCTGAGTACAAGAAGAAATTCATGAAAGGGTTTGTAGGCGACTATTTCCAGAACTCCTATAAAGAGCTGGTGGCCTTCTTCGTGAAGGAGAAGCAGCTTTCGCCGGCTGAGCTCAAGGAGATTATCCAGATGATTGAAAACCAAAAACCCGAATAACATGCCGGCTCTCTTCCTTTACTTGCTACAGGTGAACGCGGGGCTGGTGCTCTTTTACCTGGCTTACAAACTGGTCTTGCGCCAAACCACTTTCCATGCCTGGAACCGGCTTTTCTTGGTGGCTGGCATTCTGCTCTCGGCGGCGCTGCCCTTGGTGGACGTGAGCCCGCTACTGGCGCAGAATGAGAAAGTGTACCAGACTTTCTCTGCCATAACTTTTGAATGGGCCTCCCCGGCCATGGCCCCCACGTCAACCGCTTCCGCCTTTGACTTTTGGCTAATCCCGGTGGGCATCTTTTGGCTAGGCGTAGTCGTCATGGCGATCCGTTTAATGGTGCAAGGGATTTCGTTGTATAGTATCCATCGGCGGTCACGCCCGACCAGTTACCAGGGCGTTGCTTTCAGAGAAATGGAAGCAGATCTGCCGCCTTTCTCCTTTGGGAGAACCATTTACTTTAACCCCACCAACCACCCGGAGCAGGCCTGGCGCGGCATTCTGCAGCATGAATTCACCCACGTGCAGCAGGCCCATACGCTGGACATTCTGCTAGCCGAGCTCACTACTGCCTTCCTGTGGTTCAACCCGGTGGTGTGGCTTTGGCGCACGGCCCTCAAACAGAACCTGGAGTTCCTCACCGACCAGCAGACCCTGCAGGCCGGCATTGACCGAAAGCAGTACCAGTTCTCGCTTTTACAAACCACTACTACGTTTCCGCTTACCCTCGCTTCCGCTTTTAGTTATCCATCCCTTAAACAAAGAATCATGATGATGAACCAACACCCCTCGGCCAAGGTACAGCGCATGCGTTTCCTGGCCACCCTGCCTCTGCTGGTGATCTTTTTGCTGGGCTTCCAGGGCATTGCCAAGTCCCACTCCCAATGGAAAGGCTTGTTGCAGGAAACTACCCGTGACGGGCAGAAAGACTATGAGGCTTTTCTCAAACGCAACCCCAATGTAAAAGGCCTGCGTTGGAGTGACGGCACCATTTTCGTAGAACTGAAATCTAATCAAACCGAAATCTACCCCAACACTCCCACCGGCGTGGCCCAGTTAGAGAAGAAATACGGTACCTTGCCTACCCCTCCTTCGCCACCGCCGCCCCCAGCCGAGCCACCTGCTGCTCCGGCCGCCGCATTAGCTCCGCCTCCCCCACCACCGCCCATGAACGTGCCCTTGACCAAGGAATTCATAAAGCGCAACCCCACGGTGAAAGGCATCAGCGCCGCCAGTGACGGCCTGCATGTGATCCTCAAATCTGGCGAGGTGGAAACCTTTGACAACACCGCTGCCGGCAGGGCCGCCTTTGAGAAGAAGTTTGGCACCCTGCCTCCGCCCCCGCCACCGGTCATGAAATCTAAAAAAGACCTGCCACCCCCGCCACCTCCGGTAAGAAAGAACTAACCACTGGGTTTCTGCTGTAATGCGTTCATCTGGTAAAGTCGTTTTGGGCCCGTTTTCCTGAAAACTGGCCCAAAACGGAAACAGGAAAGCCTTCCCTTTGGGGAAGGCTTTCCTTTGCCCCCTTTCCCGCCACTCGCTTTTCAGGTAAATCCTTCTAGCTTTGCAGAAGACCTACACCAACCTCCAAAAATTTGGCAGACATTTTAGAAATTCAGGGGCTGAGCAAGCGCTACGGTAGCGTGCAGGCCCTGGACCAACTGAGCATAAACGTGCCCGAAGGCAGCATCTTTGGCTTGCTGGGGCCCAACGGAAGCGGCAAAACCACCACCCTGGGCATTGTGCTGGACGTGATCAACGCCAGCGCCGGCAGCTTTCAGTGGTTCGGGCAGCCTATGTCCAAAACCACCAAACGCCGCATTGGGGCGCTGCTGGAGACGCCCAACTTCTACCCCTACCTCACCGGCGAGCAGAACCTGCGCATTGCCTCCGATGTAAAGCGCGTGGACCACAGCCAAGTGCAACGATCCCTGGAAATGGTGGGCCTGGCCAACCGCAAGCA
This Rufibacter radiotolerans DNA region includes the following protein-coding sequences:
- the surE gene encoding 5'/3'-nucleotidase SurE, coding for MKKKPLILISNDDGITAPGIHTLVKVMRKIGEVVIVAPDGPQSGMGHAITIGNTLRLDRSLAFTEVEAYECSGTPADCVKLAKHHVLKDRRPDLVVSGINHGSNSSISVLYSGTMSAAIEAAIEGLPAIGFSLCDYGHEIDFSHTEEYVELIVRQALEFGIPHGVALNVNFPKKSAEPIAGVKVCRQARAKWEEKFDERLDPRGRSYFWLTGNFVNFDKGDDTDEAALADNYVSVVPCQFDMTASHAIALLNNEWNLNPEAIPVIGSKTAESGAAEG
- a CDS encoding DoxX family protein, coding for MTFFPSLYRYQDEGLLIIRVGIGIMFLLHGWPKMMGGPEVWANVGSAVETVGITGGFTFFGFMAAFAETVGGLFIALGLFFRFSNFLLFATMVVATMKHVMANDGFNAYSHALEAAYLFIGLFFIGPGRYSLDYLWFDRAPVEEGDWE
- a CDS encoding M14 family metallopeptidase; the encoded protein is MLLSLLLTLNTFFTAAPTPDWKTPYEKSNRTKTATYQECIDYYQRLDQAYPEIKMTEMGMTDVGKPLHTVIISTDEDFDPASIHRKGKTVLLVQNGIHPGEPEGIDATMMLARDLMQQKKLKSQLDNVVLVIIPIYNVGGALNRNSHTRTNQNGPESYGFRGNARNLDLNRDFIKEDSKNARTFATIFRTWDPEIFVDNHTSNGADYQYTMTLIPTQHNKLGGALGTLLKQQMVPALYKGMEKRKWPLVPYVNSRGESPETGIFGFMESPRYATGYTALFQTLGFVPETHMLKSFDKRVASTYDLMLEFLDYAAKHGKEVQAARQKDRAALQTQQQFVLNWAPDTTQVETIQFKGYEAKYKPSEVSGLERLYYDRKAPFTRPVKFFDTYRPTVTVTKPVAYIIPQAWAEVIERLKQNQVELKRLSKDTVLTPEVYYISDYKTGPRPYEGHYLHTEVQVQKSQQPIQYFKGDYVAYLNQVSNRFLVETLEPQGPDSYFAWNFFDSVLGQKEHFSAYVFEDLAAQYLQKDPKLKAALEAAKAKDANLAKSAREQLNFIYRNTPHFENTFMRYPVTRWLGGALPVQ
- a CDS encoding BlaI/MecI/CopY family transcriptional regulator, whose protein sequence is MEKLTQQEEEAMQVIWEAGGGFIKDFLQMLPEPKPPYTTLASTVKNLEKKGFLASEKLGNTFRYTPLIKAPEYKKKFMKGFVGDYFQNSYKELVAFFVKEKQLSPAELKEIIQMIENQKPE
- a CDS encoding M56 family metallopeptidase, which gives rise to MPALFLYLLQVNAGLVLFYLAYKLVLRQTTFHAWNRLFLVAGILLSAALPLVDVSPLLAQNEKVYQTFSAITFEWASPAMAPTSTASAFDFWLIPVGIFWLGVVVMAIRLMVQGISLYSIHRRSRPTSYQGVAFREMEADLPPFSFGRTIYFNPTNHPEQAWRGILQHEFTHVQQAHTLDILLAELTTAFLWFNPVVWLWRTALKQNLEFLTDQQTLQAGIDRKQYQFSLLQTTTTFPLTLASAFSYPSLKQRIMMMNQHPSAKVQRMRFLATLPLLVIFLLGFQGIAKSHSQWKGLLQETTRDGQKDYEAFLKRNPNVKGLRWSDGTIFVELKSNQTEIYPNTPTGVAQLEKKYGTLPTPPSPPPPPAEPPAAPAAALAPPPPPPPMNVPLTKEFIKRNPTVKGISAASDGLHVILKSGEVETFDNTAAGRAAFEKKFGTLPPPPPPVMKSKKDLPPPPPPVRKN